The Calothrix sp. PCC 7507 DNA segment ACCGATCCATCATCTCATGAGCCACCGTCCGCACCACAGCAAATGTCTCTTCTGTCACCGCGCTGGTGTAGCACAGACTTGTATGGGATTGCGCTTGACGGATGTACAAAGCTTTGCTGATGTACTGCTGAAATCGAGAATCTGTAAGTAACCCCAGGTATGTCTGGTTCATCGGTTCGTAGTAGCGATCCAAATATTCCAGGTCAACAAACAGGTCACTACGAGGAATGTAATCCATATAAAAGAATAGGTGAGGCACTGTAGCAAAGGCAAAGGCCAGATGAGGCACACGAATTTGTGACCCTAGCCAGAGACTTAAGTGCATATTGCAAAAACCAGATTTCGGTTCACGCAACCATGAATGCACTAACCAATCAATTTCTGCACCAGAAAAAGTATTAAGCGAGCCAACAGCATCCCCTATCGCAGCAGAGTATGTTTGTAAATTTGCCGTCGAAGGGTCTGGATTGACTGCAAAACGAGCATCTATTTTTTGGCGCAGTTCGTTGGTTACGCCCCATAACTGCTCAAATACGGCGGTATTATCTAGATTAGGTTGCTTTTCCCTCATGGTTTATGTTCATTTGTCAATACTGGATACACATAAAGTTAATAGCGCCATAAAACTCGAACATCTGACTACTGAGGGAGTTTACAAGCATCTGGTATTTTCTACAGGAAGTTAGCGCTAGTTGATGATTTTTCATCTACCTTGGGTGTATGAAGTGAAGGTAGAAATCAAATTCTCAGATATGTCAAATTTTGGCGATCGCACAGAGTCTCAAATTGATAAAGTCTTGCTTATTGGCGTAACTGGAGGTACTGGTGGCAATGTCATTAAGGGATTTCTGGAACAGGGAGTCACTAACCTACGTGCCATCACTAGAAAGATTGACCTTAACCGTCCTACCCTTTTCAAGCTCAAGGATGCAGGAATTGAGCTAGTTGAAGCTAACCTTGATGATCAAGACTCCCTCAAAGTAGCCTTTGCAGGTGTTTCTGCTGTGTACTGTCACGCCACTTCCGGGGACTCAGTGAAAGCTGATCCCCTGGAAGTAGAAAGGGCAAAGCGAGTTGCACAAGCAGCCAAGCAAGCCAACATCAAGCACTTCGTATATAACTCCGCAGGCGGGGCTGATAGAAATTCTAGAATTGCTCACATTGAGCAAAAGTACAAAGTCGAGCAAATTCTCAAAGCAGCTGGTTTACCAACAACCATGTTACGGGCTTGCTTGTTTATGGAAGAGTTTTGGAAAAAGTACACTCGACCTTCAATTCTTAAAGGAGTCTTCCCTTTTTCTGTTCAACCTGATAAACCCTTACATTTAATTACAACTAAAGACATGGGTCGTGTTGCTGCCTACGTAATTACACATCCAGCTAAATATATCGGTCAAGAAATTGAGTTAGCCGGGGATGTACTGACACCAAAGCAGCTAGCAGAGGCATTCTCTCAGGTACAGGGAATAAAAGTTATCCATAAACAGACACCCGCCTGGATTTTCTTATTCCTCCTGCAAACAGAATTGTTTGCATTAATTCAGTGGTATCGCCACCACGGTTATCAAGCCGATGTCCAGCAATTGCGAGCAGAAGAATTTCCGGGACTGCTGACTACATTCAACGAATTTCTGGCAGAAACCGACTGGGCAAACCCAGAACTCACCTACGAGAGTCTATGATCTTGACTGGCATCGAGCAGTTAAGTAAGTAGGTGGGAATAAACCAAACTATGTTACGAAAAGTAAACACTCCTGAAACTTTCACCAATGACGAATACCTCGGCTCCGCTCGGTACAAGTGACCTGCGGTGTACACACAAGTGCTAGTAAACTACGATATAACGCTGTGAATGAATTAGGAGCAAATGCAAAAACAAAAAACAATGTACTAACCAGCAGGTAAAACCCAGTCCTAGCTAGGCTTTACAGAGATTGCAACTTAAGTATAATTCTAATATGAAAAATTATACTTTTTGACTAAATAGTATAATTTAAGTAATTTTACTCGCCAATCACTTGTAAAACTTTTGGCGCAATAAATATCTTGCCATAAGAGCCTTCACTAGCCTGCACCAAAATGCCTGCATTGACAAGCTTTTCAACGTTCTGTTGTGCAGAGCGATAGCTAACATCCATAATTGTCTGGGCTTGGGGAATAGTGAGAATAGGAGATTCAAACAAGCTGTCTGCTAGACGCAACAATAGTGCTGTGGCACGGCTAAATAAAGTAATAATTTTTCCTTTGCTGTATAATCTTCTCTCTTAATTCTGGGTGTTTTTTCTCGATTATTTTTAGCTAGTTTCTTTTCTAGACTAACTATTTTGCCTTCATGAATAGAAATATTTACTTGTTTTATAATCCAGTCCAATTCATAGTAAATAATTATTTCTTCAATCTGAGAATATAAATTTTGATATTCATCGTCATTCATAACTATCCTTTATGCAGTAAGTAGGCGGGAATAAACCAAACTATATTACGAAACGTAAATTCTGCCCAACATTAATGTATTTCTATAGTGGAACGATACAGGATGCGAATTTGTTCTCTGGTTGTAGTCAATTAATCGAGCGCCACTATAATATTATATTTCCGAGGTGGTGCGTCATCATTAGGACTTACGCAAAGTTGAAAATGCGTAAGTCCTGATCATTATCTGGGAGTCCCCAAAATCCAGACCTTTCATTTTCTTTGTTTGTGATCAACTTTACACCTGAAACCAAGCTGTCAAAGCCACCGCCAAAGCATCTGCAGCATCATCCGGCTTAGGAATCTCATCTAAATTCAATTCCCGCGCTACCGCCTCTTGGACTTCCAACTTCTCAGCATTGCCATACCCCGTTAAGGCTTGTTTAATTTGAGCAGGGGTAAACTCTACATAAGGAAGACGATGCTGACCCAAAACCAGCATAAGTACTCCCCTCGCCTGTGCCACTAAGATGGTACTTGACATACGATAGAAGAACAATTTCTCGATCGCCACCAAATCTGGCTGTAATTCTGTCATCAGGGTGTGCAAATCATCGAACAAGGTACACAGTCTTTCTGCCATCTCTGTATTTGCAGGTGTAGTAATCACCCCAAAATCCAGCATATTGACCGTTGTATCTTGAACTTTGGCTTGACTTTGTTGGCAGCTAATCAGCCCAAATCCTAAAATTGCTAGTCCCGGATCTAATCCTAAAATTCGTTTTTCCATTAAATTTACTTTACTAAATAAGTCTTTACCCTTGAGGGAAAGCAAGCTACGCATAGCATCTCCGACAGGAGAAGTGTAAAGGATAAAGGATGAAAAAAATCGGTATATGTCCCACCCACTATCAGTTATCAGTAAACATATTGATAACTGATAACTGTTAACTGTTTATGGGTAGGGTAATTTCAGACTTTATACTTTAGGTTGACTGGGAATACGGGCAACTTTGAGGACTTGCTCACAGTCTTATGAGATTAAAAAATGTAATAGTTACACCCTTGGTCTTCAAACCAAGTAGTGTACATTTTCTGTTAATTATTATTTGTACCACTGCTCCGAACCAGGTATGTCAATTGGTTTTCTCAGACAAGCCCTCAACGCACTGCAACGGCAGTCGCGCAGCCGCACTTCCCATCGGGTTAACCAGTGGTTTAAATGGTTGTCCCCTGGACTGTCAGTCAAACGTTGGTTGCTAATCAGTGTTGGGGGTGTAGTACTAGTCAGTTTGGGATTAGCTATTTGGATTAAGTTAAGCCCCATTTTTTGGGCGATAGAGTTGCTTAAAGGGTTTCTGGGAGCGATCACCAATATCTTGCCCAACTATATCAGTGGACCATTAGTGATCCTGTGCGGCTTGTTGTTGGTACTTTGGGGACAAACCCGCACCGTCGGCTCCATTACTAAGGTGCTAAGACCAGAAGGTGAAGAAGAACTCATTGATGTCTTATTGGCACACCGTAGACTGTACCGAGGTCCCAAAATAGTAGTGATTGGCGGTGGTACAGGACTTTCCACCTTACTGCGGGGACTAAAAACCTCCAGCGCTAATATTACCGCTATCGTCACTGTAGCCGATGATGGCGGGTCTTCTGGTCGCTTGCGCCAAGAATTTGGCGTTCTACCCCCTGGCGATATTCGCAGTTGTTTGGCAGCGCTGGCAGATGAAGAAAAGTTATTAACGGAATTATTTCAATATCGCTTCCGGGCTGGGGATGGGTTAACTGGCCACAGTTTTGGTAACTTATTTTTAACAGCCATGAGTGAAATTACTGGGGATTTAGAACTAGCAGTTGCTGCTAGTTCTAAAGTCTTAGCGGTGCGAGGACAAGTGTTACCCGCAACCCTCAGTGATGTTCGTCTCTGGGCAGAATTGGCTGACGGACGACGCATTGAGGGCGAATCTAACATCCCCAAAGCTGCGGGGAGAATTGTGAAAATCGGCTGCATTCCGGCTAATCCACCCGCATTGCCAGCCGCTATTAAGGCAATTAAAGAAGCTGACTATATTATCATTGGGCCTGGTAGCCTTTATACTAGCTTGATCCCTAATTTGTTAGTGCCAGAAATTGCTGATGCGATCGCCCAAACAGCAGCACTCAGGATCTATATCTGCAATATTATGACTCAACCTGGAGAAACTGAGGGTTATAGTGTTGCCGATCACATCCGCGCCATTGATACCGCCGTGGGACACAGGCAGTTATTTGATGCTGTACTGGTACACAAAAAATCTCCTTCAGCTAAATCACTGATTCGCTACGCTCAACAAAATTCCCATCCCGTTTTCTTAGATCGAGAAGCTGTAACCCAGCTAGGGCGGCGGATTGTCCCCGCTAATGTCTTGTTTGAAGATGAAACAGGTTACGTGCGCCACAATCCCGAAAAACTAGCACGGGTGTTGCTCCGGTGGTACAGTGGAGCGCATAATATCAAATGAAAATTTCGCTTACAGATGCACAAGCAACCCTAAATTTGGGTGTTACTTTTGGCCAAACCTTACCTCCTAGCACTGTAATTCTCCTGGAAGGTGATCTAGGTGCTGGCAAAACTACCCTAGTACAAGGCATTGGGAAAGGCTTGGGAATCACCGAACCAATTGTGAGTCCCACTTTTACCCTGATTAATGAGTATACAGAAGGGCGCTTCCCCCTTTATCATTTGGATCTATATCGCTTAGAACCACAAGAAGTAGCTGCCTTAAATTTAGAAACCTATTGGGAAGGTATGGAAGTTGTACCAGGAATTGTGGCAATTGAGTGGGCAGAACGATTACCCTACAAGCCAGATAGTTATGTCAGTGTATATTTGACTTATGGCAAAGAGGGCGATCGCCTAGCCGAAATTAAACCATACAATTGTGATATTTCAATTAAATCAGCGAACAGTTTAGACTCGTAGCAGTTTGCCGCAGGATACAGTTATCACGGTTTCAGTCGGGTATTTAACCCAGGTAAGCCACCACTTTTAGATGTGGAGGACTATGGCTATCAACTGATACTTCTCTGCGAGAAGCTACGCCCTAAGCGTTGGCGCAGCCTCTCGTAGATAAGCTATGCCGTAGGCTTTACGCTCAGTACAAGCAACTGATAACTGATTCTATCTGCCGCTACCGCG contains these protein-coding regions:
- a CDS encoding red chlorophyll catabolite reductase — translated: MREKQPNLDNTAVFEQLWGVTNELRQKIDARFAVNPDPSTANLQTYSAAIGDAVGSLNTFSGAEIDWLVHSWLREPKSGFCNMHLSLWLGSQIRVPHLAFAFATVPHLFFYMDYIPRSDLFVDLEYLDRYYEPMNQTYLGLLTDSRFQQYISKALYIRQAQSHTSLCYTSAVTEETFAVVRTVAHEMMDRWLRWVDGAEPVPEQERAALSERDLIVRRAIAERDPDNQIAARLFGEEMTDKLVRSLWGGDRIL
- a CDS encoding bifunctional alanine racemase/tRNA (adenosine(37)-N6)-threonylcarbamoyltransferase complex ATPase subunit type 1 TsaE: MKISLTDAQATLNLGVTFGQTLPPSTVILLEGDLGAGKTTLVQGIGKGLGITEPIVSPTFTLINEYTEGRFPLYHLDLYRLEPQEVAALNLETYWEGMEVVPGIVAIEWAERLPYKPDSYVSVYLTYGKEGDRLAEIKPYNCDISIKSANSLDS
- the yvcK gene encoding gluconeogenesis factor YvcK family protein is translated as MSIGFLRQALNALQRQSRSRTSHRVNQWFKWLSPGLSVKRWLLISVGGVVLVSLGLAIWIKLSPIFWAIELLKGFLGAITNILPNYISGPLVILCGLLLVLWGQTRTVGSITKVLRPEGEEELIDVLLAHRRLYRGPKIVVIGGGTGLSTLLRGLKTSSANITAIVTVADDGGSSGRLRQEFGVLPPGDIRSCLAALADEEKLLTELFQYRFRAGDGLTGHSFGNLFLTAMSEITGDLELAVAASSKVLAVRGQVLPATLSDVRLWAELADGRRIEGESNIPKAAGRIVKIGCIPANPPALPAAIKAIKEADYIIIGPGSLYTSLIPNLLVPEIADAIAQTAALRIYICNIMTQPGETEGYSVADHIRAIDTAVGHRQLFDAVLVHKKSPSAKSLIRYAQQNSHPVFLDREAVTQLGRRIVPANVLFEDETGYVRHNPEKLARVLLRWYSGAHNIK
- a CDS encoding NmrA/HSCARG family protein; the encoded protein is MIFHLPWVYEVKVEIKFSDMSNFGDRTESQIDKVLLIGVTGGTGGNVIKGFLEQGVTNLRAITRKIDLNRPTLFKLKDAGIELVEANLDDQDSLKVAFAGVSAVYCHATSGDSVKADPLEVERAKRVAQAAKQANIKHFVYNSAGGADRNSRIAHIEQKYKVEQILKAAGLPTTMLRACLFMEEFWKKYTRPSILKGVFPFSVQPDKPLHLITTKDMGRVAAYVITHPAKYIGQEIELAGDVLTPKQLAEAFSQVQGIKVIHKQTPAWIFLFLLQTELFALIQWYRHHGYQADVQQLRAEEFPGLLTTFNEFLAETDWANPELTYESL
- the ruvC gene encoding crossover junction endodeoxyribonuclease RuvC, whose protein sequence is MEKRILGLDPGLAILGFGLISCQQSQAKVQDTTVNMLDFGVITTPANTEMAERLCTLFDDLHTLMTELQPDLVAIEKLFFYRMSSTILVAQARGVLMLVLGQHRLPYVEFTPAQIKQALTGYGNAEKLEVQEAVARELNLDEIPKPDDAADALAVALTAWFQV